The segment AGTTTCAAAATAAAGTGAATCTATTGAGGCGAAAATTGGAAGACCAGTTACTATCCTGGCAGCCAATAAATGGACTGAACTTTTTCTAACTGGTGAGAATCAAAACCCGCACATGCCTCTGgcgtgtctaggggtccgtgttttccctattcttaaaacatttttgttacgcaatcctttgtctttttagacttttatatagaagaaagtccacttgtacTGAAAAGGTTACCtctaggtgtccaataagttgacaattgctgtccattatttttaagaatggacagatactgtccgttcttaaaaataatggacagtaattgtcaacttattggacagtgccaggtaaacccaataacttattagacgtctacaggtagggtgaaaataagagaaagacaatacatttgtcaaagagatacaaaattaattttaaattccctactAGTAAGAATGAACAtagatatcggaaaaatcactgaaacactcaAAACGATATTTCCCCTTAAAAGAATTCTCTTCTTCAACTCTAagattcacatttttttttaattccataaCTCTCCATTACcttggaggaaataaagaatatcttatcttatcgcatcaaaacttaaatttgaaagacatatttccatactgtatttgaatttcgctggattcagaggcacatttcgaaacttcttcacaacgctttattatttttactttcatgaataatttcatttcacgagattGGCATATTGTGTTCTTTTGGCTGGTTTTATTTATTTCCtaatccaaatattcgaaaactcaatgcttttcagatcaagatttggctccataactttctcaccctccatatccagaatataacactcattaagATAATATTTAGAGTACTTTtattaaaatccttaaattttgattgtgcaatgaaaatgctctccccatcagaggaagacatgttgatatggctcagtactatagaaagagcgaatataaaacctgcagttgAAGACTATTTACCTGACACTgcccaataagtgaacaaaagaaacaggattctacgcaagactggttatattatcaaactattcaaaatagctttattcataattatcattgccaatgggtttacctgagtctgtccattcttagaacaaaagatgtaatgttttaagtaggatataagcctcaaactgtctaTTCTGTGAAAGAAAGAACTAATCTCGGCCctacgggcctcgatcagttcgttctctcacagaatggacagtttttggcttatatcctttacttaattttgtattctttataagaatttagagattggtcactgttcgttatctacactttttctttttatagTGAATTAATGTTCTTTCACAGAACCATCCATTTTTCAATGATATTATAAGATGACGTCGTACAATTTCTGCTTTATTTCTTATAAGAAAAAACCTTGTAGTAGTATTCTATCAATTGAAGTCAACTATGCCTGTTGTAGGCTTTTAAACTATACCATGGTAACATTAATTTTCATGGACACCAAATTTCGTACTTTTGTTTAAGAGTACAATTTTGTTGGTTTCTATGCTCGTGGATAGTTACTCTTTTATAAGAATTGCATTTCACCTATCGATACATCTCGTGATCTTGTTTAGTAATTCGTTGATTACTAGATTTTGCTTTACTGTTCATTAATCAATTGACTAGATTTCGCGGTCTTGAGTAATTCGTTGATCACTAGATTTCGTGATCTTGTTTAGTAATTCATTGATCACTAAATTTCGCTGGTTTTTTCCCAAGTAATTCGTTGAACACTTAATTTCATGATCTTGTTAATTAATTCGCTGATCACTAGATTTCGCGTTCTTGTTAAGTGATCACGAGATTTCACTGTTTTGTTCAGTAATTCGTTGATCTCTAGGTTTTGTGATCTTGTGCAGTAATTCATTAGATTTTGTGGTCTTGTTCAGTAATTCGTTAATCACTAGATTTCGCGGTCTTGCTCATTATTCGTTGACTAGATTTCGCGGTTTTGTTCAATCATTCGTTGATTTCTTGATTTCATGGCTTTGTTCATTATTTTGCTGCTCACTAGATTTCGTGGTTTTGTTCATTAATTCGTTGATCATTAGATTTCGCGGTCTTGTTCAGTTATTCATTTCGTAGTCTTGCTTAATTATGAACGCTGATGAAACCACAGTATTTTGTACATAGAATAGATGTTTGTATGCATTGTTGTTTTCTAAATTTCCCATATAGTACAAGGAAATATATTCAGTTATATCATTAATGCTGGTTTTCTTCAATGCTTTGCTTCCTGATTTTGGATGTTTGCTGATGTTGGATGCTTGctgatttcaaaacaagaaaTTCTTTTTATCCGGTCTCTATTCTGTTTTTTTTACCTTTGCAGGACTCAAATTTGGGTCGATActaataaatgaaatatgaattttaatttgGAAATATTACTTTCCGATTTATTTGACTTTGTTTAGAATGTTAACCGTGAACAGTGGAATCTGGAGTAATAGAGAGACGAAATCGCTGTGAAAAAGAGTTTACTCACAGTCTTTATGCTGTACTAAAAATTGCGATTTTTGAAGTTTGAACAAGTCGgatcggaattataaaaaatgacaaaagatAGTATTTTCATAAAGCAAACTAACTGCTTGGTGACAAGTACATCAAATAAGCagtaatttgattttttttaaaaaattctatacATTTTGATTGCGATCGGTACATTTTCCCCGGGGTTTGctcagattaaaaaaaatctcaatatttctgaaatttggtccattttctttcaatatctttaaaaataattttctttcattatcaaatttCTTGAAGATTATAGCCATGAATAAAAgaatattaacaaaaaaaaaaatcattatttatatgaatatttttatttacaaaaataaaaagaacacGTCTGCGTGAGTCTTCTTGACGTAttcattgaatataaatcaaatattaaaaaaaataataataatgcatCAAATCACTACGAAATCTGGACGATAACATCTCTAATTTGATAACAAAACAcattattacccccccccccttcacatttaataaataattcAGAGCTCACTCTTTTGGGGTCAAATCATACTACATATAAGATACTAAGCCTATCTTATCTTTATCAGGACTTACAATTAATACTTGTGTCATTGCAGTTATTATTTCTCGCAATGTTTGCAATACTTGTGCTTAAGCTAGTTTTTTCTCAGTgtttaaaaatcagttttgcaAATGCAAAGATTTTCAAAGTGCTTACAATACTTTACAAAACTTGTGCTATAAAGCTAGTTTTCATCTGTGCTTACAATACTTGTGCTATAAAGCTAGTTTTCATCTGTGCTTACAATACTTGTGCTTACTTAATGCTAGTTTATGTATGGTTTCTGTATagtatttttgtaaaatgtgacTACCCTCATAAACTATCAATCTAAAATGTAGACCGTGTTCATGTTTTTGCCTTGTAATTTCATAAGTCCAAGTAACGACTTATGATGGTGACGCATGGCATGACGTAAGTCTTCACGTGACAGGAAGAAATGCTATACTCTTCGCCGTGAAGACAGCTCAAGATGCCTATCTTGGGCTACGTTCTGCAGACTTGTCTGCTAGTTCTGGCTATTGGGTTGTGTTGGGTGGATGGTATAATGGAAAATCATGTCTCAGAGATGGATTTGTGGTGGGGAGCACGTGTTTCTCGGAACACCAAGGATCTGTTCTAAGCGAAGCAGAGTATACAACATTTTGGATCACTTGGGAGTTCGGTCGCATTCGAGTGGGACTCGGGGAAACATCCGGCAACTGTACCATTATGGATCATACttattcaaatgtttattcaattaATTACATTTCACTAAAAAGTCAACATAGTCCGAAAGCCGAATGGATCATTTTTTTGTAAAGGCGACATCCTTattgaaaagtacatgtacttttcgCTCGATATATATTCttccatgaatataaacaatagcGATACAATACTGGTTTACACGTCGAAGAGTATAAAAAGGTGGAGTCTGTAAGTGGCACAGTCTCTAACAGAATGGTTGGCGTCCGTCGGATTATCCgtcgagatatcaaagatgtATCATGGTATTtcatgtgtatttctgactgttttgcattaggatacacggtggtacttgcATATATTACATCAAGTAATGTCTCATGTTATGTACATTGTCTAAGCGCATATACTActagtattactgtatattatgtgtgaaccatatgaaaccatatttgcacatatgcactcattataaacatgacatgttgatctagtaccaatgcaccgtcccgtggtatcttttgcattacagtggagttaatcatatgtacttatactacctttactattgttacatgtagtgttgttatgtacatgtatatatttttatacccgcactttctaaagaaagttcgggtatattgttgttaccctggtccgtccgtccgtccgtctgtcacactttcttcttcctcaaactgctcttttatttcaagtggtaacctattgatcttttggaatatgataggtggtgtactgtagatatatgataaggttttagaaaattcaattttaccctggGGGCAAAACGGGGGTAAAAAAAATgacgttttttcaacaaaaaccagggcacctattcacaaaatatcttacgactaagatcgaaatttacaaacactgtaatttccttattttacatttcttgtagacattcttaattaatatgtaaagtacatccatggtttataaaagttgaatacatacttatgaccttgtgatcagtatttcattatcagacaaaattctttttttcatcttagttgtaagatattttgtgaataagtgccctggttcccagaactcctcctACATTTCATGCAGTagcctaataatcttttggaagatgattggttgggtcctgtagatgtgcaataaggtttcggaattttcatttttcaccCTGGGGGCCAAATGGGGGTCGAAATTGATGCTTTTTTAACAcaaccctggttcccagaactcctcttacaatttacacagtagcctaataatcttttggaaaatgattgctgatgtcctgtaga is part of the Ostrea edulis chromosome 2, xbOstEdul1.1, whole genome shotgun sequence genome and harbors:
- the LOC125680079 gene encoding uncharacterized protein LOC125680079 codes for the protein MAIWWSCILLFYLPESISADFFEQKTWTVVDVMNDVYTDVALLYHRPNTPCSECAVRTNMLHGIAFSCHHGNRSCLIHSICHVEIPPSPGTWESRDGMRHFCSIQVTTYDGDAWHDVSLHVTGRNAILFAVKTAQDAYLGLRSADLSASSGYWVVLGGWYNGKSCLRDGFVVGSTCFSEHQGSVLSEAEYTTFWITWEFGRIRVGLGETSGNCTIMDHTYSNVYSINYISLKSQHSPKAEWIIFL